The following is a genomic window from Methylomarinum vadi.
CCAATACCACGGTCAACCCTACCCCGCACAGCAACAGAAAGATAAACAGAATCGCGCCCAACAGCAGCGGCCGCCTGCCCGCCTTGATGACGGCTCCGATATGCGTATCCAACCCCAACGCGGCCATTGCCACGGCAAGCAACAGGGTATCGGCTTGCAACACCCGATTTAACCATGCTTCGGGAATCCAAGCGCCGCTGTTGAGCCACGGCATCAACAGGAAAACCAATGCAAACCAAGGCACATTCACTCGCGCGCCGTCGTTTTGTTGATTACTTTTCCGGTTCAACCAATACGAGAGCCCGAACAGCACCGGGGCCAGCAGCATGACGCGGATCATCTTGGTGATAACGGCGGCATGCGCGGCCCCGGCCTCGAGGCTTTGCGCGGCGGCGGCCACTTGCGCGACCTCATGCACCGTCGCCCCCACCAATCGTCCGACGGCCAACTCGGAATAATTAAACAATTGTTGAATTTCCGGTAATGTATAAAGGATCGGATACAACATCATCGCCGCGCTGCCAAACAAGACTACCGTGGCGATCGCCACCGATATATCGCTGTTACGGGCGCGCACAACCGGCGCCGTCGCCAATATGGCCGCCGCGCCGCAAACCGCGCTCCCCGCCCCAACCAGCAAAGCCGTGCGAGAATCGAGCCGCAACCAGCGTATGCCGATCCAGGCGGCCACAGCCAATGTACTCATGACAACCAACAAGTCCGTCAACAAGGCGGTCATGCCAACCTGCTGCAGATCGGCCAGACTGATCCGGAAACCGTACAGGACGATGCCGACACGCAATAGCCGGTTGCGGGCAAAACTCAGCCCAGGCTGCAGCCGGCTGCGCAGGGACGGCTTGAGACAGGAAGACAGCAACAGGCCGAGCAACATCGCCGGCATCAACGGTCCGACGACTTGCAGAAACGGCAGCGGTAACAGACAGACCCGCCATGCTAATAACGCCAATAGCAAGGCAAGCAACACGCCGGTTAATCTGCTCGATGCAATGGATTGAATGCTACGCGTTGAAGTCGCTGAACGTTTCATATTTATGCCTCCGAATTTAATTGAGGCCCATTGTAGTGATCCACCACATACCAGTAAAATGAGTAATTTTTATAGAATCTATCAATTTTTTTGGTAAATAGAATGCTATCGCTACGCCAATTGGAAATTTTTCTCGCCATCGCCGACAGCGGTTCGACAATAGCGGCCGCCGAACAGGTGTCCCGCTCGCAATCGGCCGTCAGCAGTGCCTTGGCCGAACTCGAAAACCGCCTCGGCGTCACCTTGTTCGATCGCGTGGGACGCAGGCTCGTCATGAACGAGCATGGCCAGCGTTTTTACCCGCAGGCGCGCCTGGTGCTGCATCAAGCCGATGCGCTCGGCGGATTGTTTAAGCGAGGCGGCGGAAACCTGCGCATTGGCGCCAGCACGACCATCGGCAATTACGTCTTGCCCGACCTGTTAGCAAACGCCGCACACCTTCCTTGCCGCCGGGTCGAGATCGGCAACACCCACGAGATCGCCGACAGCGTCGCTCGTTGCGATTTGGATGTCGGACTAATAGAAGGCAAGTTACAGCATCCTGATCTCAGGACCACGCCTTGGCGGCAAGATGAAATGGTCATCGTCGCTGCCAGTGAATCGCAGTGGTCAAGCCTATCCGATGCCGCCACTGCGCTGGCCCAAGCCCCTTGGATCATGCGCGAAGCGGGTTCGGGAACCCGGAGTATCGTCGAACAGCAATTACTCGGCGATTTCGAAGCGGTCAATATCGTGTTGGAATTGGGGAGTTCCGAGGCAATTCACAATGCCGTGCTGGCGGGACTGGGGATCAGCTGCTTATCGCGCCATATCGTCCAGCATTCATTGGCTAGCGGCCGCTTGCGGCTGATCGCTCCGCAACGACGGCTCTGGCGTCGTTTTTACATCGTCCAACACCGCCAGCGCGAAACAACCGCTGCAATCAAGCGTTTTTTAGCGCTTTGCGAACAATCCAGTTGACCGGAAACATAGCCGCGCGCCTTATCTCTACCAAAGGCCGCGCGAAGCCAGTTTGCCACTATCAGCGAAGTTTCGAGGCCAGCTGACCCTGGTTTCCCGATCGGAAATCGACGCTCAACATTTTTCCCATCCCACGGCAAGTTACGCTAAAATAGCGTGCTGATCCGATAATCCGCTACATCAGTCGACCGTTATGCTGAAGAAATCATTGTTCGCACTCGCCTGCATCCTGGCCGTAAGCGCCTGCGCAACCAGTCCGACCGGCAGATCGCAATTCATTTACATGCCCGACGCCCAGTTGAATCAAATGGGGCTACAGGCTTTCGATAACCTCAAAGCGGAAAAACCTGTCAGTAACAATCAACGTTACATTAAATTCGCCAATTGCGTCGCCGAAGCATTGATTCACGAAGTCGGCGGCAATTGGGAAGTGGTCGTATTCGAGGATAAATCGCTGAACGCCTTCGCCCTGCCCGGCAACAAGATCGGCGTGCATAGCGGTTTGATCGAGCTGGTCGACAACCAAGACCAACTGGCGGCGGTCATCGGCCATGAAATCGGTCATGTGATGGCCCGGCACAGCAACGAGAGAATGTCTCAGGAAACCGCCGTCAACACCGGTATCGCCCTGATCCAAGCGGTCAGCGCGCCGGAAACGGCGCTCGGGCAAACCGCCATCGGCCTGCTCGGTGTCGGCGCCCAATACGGCATCATTCTGCCCTATAGCCGCACGCACGAAAGCGAAGCCGACATCATCGGCCTGGACCTGATGGCTAAAGCCGGCTTCGATCCGCGGCAAAGCATTACTCTCTGGCAAAAAATGGATGCCGCCGGCAACGGCCAGGAACCGGCCGAGTTCCTTTCGACTCACCCGTCGCACGGCACCCGCATCGAGGACCTGAACAAACACATGTCCAAGGCCATGCAATATCGCCAGCAGGCCTTGGCGATCGGCAAACAACCCCGCTGCAGCAAATAATGAATCCGAACCTGAATCAACTGCATCCCTATCCGTTTGAGAAACTGAACAAACTCAAACAAGGCGTCACGCCGCCGGCCGATAAGGACCATATCTCCCTATCGATCGGCGAACCCAAGCATCCGACGCCGCATTTCATCCAGGAAACCTTATTGGCCCACCTGCACGGCCTGGGCAATTATCCGACGACCAAAGGTCTGCCGGAACTGCGGCAAGCCATCGCCGCATGGATCAGCAAACGCTTCGCTATTCCAAGCGGATTGATCGACAGCGACAGTCAAATCCTGCCGGTCAATGGCACCCGTGAAGCGCTGTTTTCGTTCGCCCAATGCGCCATCGATCCGGCCGACAAGCCGTTGGTCGTCATGCCCAACCCTTTTTATCAGATCTACGAAGGCGCGGCGTTGCTGGCGGGGGCCGAACCCTATTATCTGAATACCACGGCGGAAAACGCCTATTTGCCGGATTTCGACAACGTGCCGGAACCGATCTGGCAGCGCTGCCGGCTGTTGTACATTTGTTCGCCAGGCAATCCGACCGGGGCCGTGATCGAACGCGACATCCATTTCAAGCTGCTCGAACTGGCGGAAAAATACGATTTTGTGATCGCTTCGGACGAGTGTTACACGGAAATTTACGACGACGAGAGCAACCCTCCGCAAGGGCTGTTGCAAAGCGCCTATCAAGCCGGCAATACCGCCTTCGAACGCTGCGTGATCTTTCATAGCTTGTCGAAACGTTCCAACGCACCCGGCCTGCGCTCCGGTTTCGTCGCCGGCGACGCCGAGGTATTGCGGCGTTATTTTCAATACCGCACCTATCACGGTTGCGCAATGCCGCTCCCGACCCAACATGCGAGCATCGCCGCCTGGCGCGACGAGATGCATGTCGAACAAAACCGGCAACAATATCGGGAAAAATTCGCTGCCTTCATCGATATCCTGGCGCCGATCTGCGAGTTGAGCAAACCGCCGGCCAGTTTTTATGTCTGGCTGAAAACTCCGATCGCCGATACCGACTTCGCCCGCCAGTTGTTCGCGGCGCAAAACGTCACGGTGTTGCCCGGCAGCTATCTGTCGCGCGACAGCAATGGCATCAATCCGGGCGAAAACCATGTCCGTATCGCTTTAGTGGCGCCATTGGACGAATGCGTCGATGCCGCCAATCGTATTAAAAACTTTATTCACACATTAACCTAAGAGAACAATGTCCCAATTAGAAAACATCATCAACGACGCCTTTGAAAACCGTGCCGACATCACGCCCGCCAATGCTCCGGCGGAAATTCGTTCGGCCATCGAGGAAGCCATCAACATGCTGGACAACGGTTCCGCCCGGGTCGCCGAAAAAATCGACGGCGAATGGGTCGTCAACCAATGGCTGAAAAAAGCCGTATTGCTGTCGTTCCGCGTCAATGAAAACCGCGTCATGGACGGCGGTGTCAACCGTTATTACGACAAGGTCGAAACCAAGTTCGCCACCTACACGCCTGACGACTTCGCCAAGGCTGGCGTCCGCGTCGTGCCTAACGCCAACGCCCGCCACGGTTCCTATATCGCACCGGGCGCGGTGTTGATGCCTTCCTACGTCAATATCGGCGCCTATGTCGACAGCGGCACGATGGTCGACACTTGGGTCACGGTAGGTTCCTGCGCGCAGATCGGCAAGAACGTGCACCTGTCCGGAGGCGTCGGCATCGGCGGCGTCTTGGAGCCATTGCAAGCCGGTCCGACCATCATCGAAGACAACTGCTTCATCGGCGCCCGTTCCGAGATCGTCGAAGGCGTCGTGGTCGAGGAAGGCTCGGTGATTTCGATGGGCGTTTACATCGGCCAGAGCACCAAGATCTTCAACCGCGTGACCGGCGAAATCATCTACGGCCGGGTACCGGCCGGCTCCGTGGTCGTCCCCGGCAGCCTGCCTTCCAAGGACGGCAGCCACAGCCTGTATTGCGCGGTCATCATCAAGCAAGTCGATGAAAAAACCCGCAGCAAAACCGGCATCAACGAGTTGTTGCGCGATTAAAATCGTCGGTATTTCAACCCGAATTCCGCTTTTGCTTCATCCAGGCTGCATGAAACAACTGTAGCCCGGATGAAGCGCAGCGGAATCCGGGATAGAATGTTCCATCCAGGCTACAGCTTCTTACCTTAACCAACATCTTCTATGACCGAAACCATTTCCAGCAACGCTATCATTTACGCGATCTTGTCGCTGAACAGCGAAATCGAACTGCAGAAAGAATATATCGAATCCCCCGAGCTTTCGGCCGACGAGCGGGAAAACGAAGAAGATATCCTGGGCGATATGGAACAGGCTTTCATGGAGTTTCTCGGCGCCTACAAGGCGCGTTGCAGAAAAGACAAGACGTTGCCTTCCATCGACGAACTATTAACCAGTAAACTGTAAGCATGAAGACCCTGTACGGCATCAAGAACTGCGACACCGTTAAGAAAGCCCGCAAATGGCTGGATGAGCACGGCGTCGATTACCGTTTCCACGATTACCGCGTCGACGGACTGGATTTAGACTTATTGCTCCGCTTCAATGCGGCAATGGGGTGGGAATCGATGTTGAACAAACGCAGCACCAGCTGGCGGCAACTCGATGAGGCGCAAAAAAACCATCTGAACGAACAAAGCGCCTTGAAGCTGATGCTGGAGATCCCGACGCTGATCAGGCGCCCTATCCTGGATACCGGCGAGCAAATGCTAATCGGCTTCAACGCGGAACACTACCAAAAAGCCTTATGAGCGACACACTGGAATTGTTAAAAGACCTGATCCGCCGACCCTCGGTCACGCCCGAGGACGCCGGCTGCCAGGACCTGCTAATCCAACGGCTGCAGAAACTCGGTTTCAAGAGCGAACGGCTGGATTTCGCCGATACGCAAAATATCTGGCTGCGCCGCGGCACCGCCAAACCCTTATTGACCTTTCTCGGCCATACCGATGTGGTACCGCCTGGCCCGTTGGATGCCTGGCTGTCGCCGCCGTTCGAGCCGACCATCCGCGACGGCAAACTCTACGGCCGCGGCACGGCCGACATGAAAGGCAGTATCGCCGCATTCGTCACGGCGCTGGAACGCTTTCTGGCAGAGCATCCCGACCACCAAGGCTCCATCGCGGTGATGCTGACCAGCGACGAGGAAGGCATCGCCACCCATGGCGTGGTCAAGGTGGTCGAGGTACTGGAACAGCGCAACGAAAAGATCGACTGGTGCCTGGTGGGCGAACCCTCCAGCTCCACACGAGTCGGCGACGTCATCCGCGTCGGCCGACGGGGGTCGTTGTGCGCCAAATTGACCGTTAAGGGCATCCAGGGCCATGTCGCCTATCCCGAAATCGCCGAAAACCCAATTCATTCCCTGGCTCCGGCACTAAAGGAATTGACCGAGGAAGTCTGGGACCACGGCAACGACTACTTCCCGCCGACCAGCCTGCAGGTCTCCAACATCAACGGCGGCACCGGCGCGGAAAATATCATTCCGGGCGAGATCGAAGTGCAGTTCAATCTGCGTTTTTGCACCGAACTGGACGAGGAAACGATCAAACGCCGGGTCCACGCCATCCTCGGCAAGCACAAGCTGAAATACGAGCTGGACTGGCGTCTTTCCGGCAACCCTTTTCTGACTTCGCAAGGCGAGTTGATCGAAGCCGCGCATGCGGCGATCAAGCAGGTCGCCGGCCTCAACACGGTGAACGACACCGGCGGCGGCACCTCGGACGGCCGCTTCGTCGCGCCGACCGGCGCCCAGGTCATCGAATTGGGCCCATTGAATGAGAGCATTCACAAGGTCAATGAAAACATCGGCCTGGAAGACCTGGAAGTACTGAGCCAAATTTATGAACAGATGCTAGTCGAGTTGCTGGTTAAATAATCTTTATCGAGTTACGGTTCAATCCCTATCCCGGAGTCCGCAACGCTGCATCCAGATTAAATTTTGTCTAAGCTTATGACATTTCCTAAACTGAAAGAGGTGTAACATGCGCTGCCACGAGGTAGATTACACGATTATCGGCCATGACATTCAGATGGTCGAGATAGCGCTCGATCCCGGTGAAACCGTCATCGCCGAAGCCGGCACGATGACCTATATCGAGCAGGACATCGATTTCACCGCCAAGATGGGCGACGGCACCGAAGGGATGATGGGAAAATTATGGGGGATCGGCAAGCGTATGCTGACCGGCGAGTCCATTTTCCTGACTCATTTTCACAACGAAGGTTCGCAAACCCGTCACGTCGGATTCGCCGCGCCTTTCCCCGGTTCGATTATCGCCTTGAACCTGGCCGAATTGGGCGAGGAAGTCATTTGTCAAAAAGATTCATTCTTGGCCGCCGCCTTCGGCACCGAAGTCGACATCGCCTTTCATAAACGCCTGGGCAGCGGCTTCTTCGGCGGCGAAGGCTTCATCCTGCAACGCCTGCGCGGCGACGGCATGGCGTTCGTTCATGCCGGCGGAACCATCGTGCGCAAGGATTTGCACAACGAAACATTGCGCCTCGATACCGGCTGCCTGGTCGGTTTCAGCGGCGATATCGATTACGGCATTTCCCTCAGCGGCGGACTGAAAAGCATGTTCTTCGGCGGCGAAGGGATGTTCCTAGCGACCTTGAAAGGCACCGGCTCGGTGTGGATACAAAGCATGCCGTTTTCCCGCCTGGCGGAAAGAGTGTTGAGTCATTCGCTCGCCAGCGATCAAGGGGAGTCCTGAATTGATAACTGCGGGTTTATTCGCTTCATGGCATTTTTGCCCTTCATCTTCGTCTAAAGCGAATAATGTGATCCCTGCAAGTTCTTATCTAATGAAGCGCTGAATAAACCCGTCCCGGATTTCTCAGCGCCCGGTTAAGAAAAACGTGGTTTCCCTTAACCTCACAAAGGATAATGAGATGCAACGCTCTGCTATTTGTAGGTATGGCGACAGTAAGGAAAACTGAGCCCCTCATCCTTGCAAATAAATCGTCTCGCTTTTCTTATTGCTTGCGATCGTCCTCGGTCATCAAACGCGCCGCCAAACGATGATCGGAAAACGTTTGCAGTGGACGGCCGATTTCCAGACAGTATCCTCCGCGGGAACAATACTGTTCGCTAAAATCATGAATATAATCCATCACGGTATGATCGATCAGATAACCATCGGTAAAATTGAAGACGATGGTTTTGCCGTCTTCCAGTTCAGCCAGCGCATTTTTCAATGGCAAAAAATTGGAAAACAGCGCCGAACCGATAATCTTGACGACAATGGTACGATTGTCCGGCCGGCGAATATCGAAATGAATCCGGAACATATTTTCCGGCCATACGCCACGGGCCAGATGAATACCCAACTTGACCGCCATACCAATCGTCACGCCACTAAACAACCACCCGCTCAAGCGGGTGGGTTCCAATAACGGACTGAAAGTCCGGATACGCGTCGACTAAACGACGCGTCTTAGTCGGGCTCCATCTTGAAATTATCGTTTGGATTAGGTTCAAAGTGATGCTCCAAATATTGCTTTATCATCTCATCAGTCATTTGCCCCACTGTGGCGCAAAAATAACCGCGGGCTCAAAAATGTCGACCCCAATATCGCTTTTTCAAGTGCGGGAACTCTTCGAACAGATAGCTCGAAGTTCGTCCCTTGATTCGCCTCATGATTTCGCTTGGGGCCATAGTCGGCGGCGCACTCACCAAAATGTGCACATGATCTTTGCTCACGACACCTTTGATAATCCGTATCTCAAAGGCTTCGCATGTCTGCCGCACCAAGTCTCTCACTCGTTCGGCTATTTCATCCTTCAGCACTTTATAACGATACTTCGTAACCCAAACAAAATGATACTCAATTTGGTAAACCGTATGGCTGCCGTATCTATAGTCCATCGCCACCTCCTTGGGCAAATTATCGCAGCTAAAGCTGACCGGCTAAAGCCGGTGGTTTAAACCTTATGATGGATAATTAATAGGTCGGTGGCCAATACGCCGATAATGGTGATGACGAACAATGCTAACTGCTCCACGCCAATTTCCAATACTTTCCTGAATGATTGCGGCGACGCCAGTCGAAAACCGGTATAGACCAACAAAACCGCCAATGATGCTAGTGGGATATTTTGGATAAGACGAGGAAACAAAACGACAAACAGCAACAAAATCAGTCCGTGAAAAAAATTGGCCCAACCGGTTTTGCCGCCATTGTTGACATTGGCGGAACTACGTACGATTTCGGCGATCATCGGCAAACCGCCGATCATGCCGCAAATGAAATTGCCGATCCCGATCGCAGTAAGATCCTTGTCCAGGTCGGTGGTACGTTTATAGGGGTCGAGTCGGTCGACCGCCGTTGCGCTCAACATGCTTTCCAACGTACCGACCAAGCACAAGCTGATCACGGCCCCCCAGAACTCAAGCGTGAACGACTTGGAAAAATCGGGAAAATAAAAACTGCTGAGAAAATCAGCGGGAAGATCGACCAAAAACTCCGATCCAGTCAGCTGTTCTGGTTCAACTAATGACGGGCTCTCGTGCTGCAAAGCAAAGATTTGCCCTAACAGCATCCCAACAATTATTACCATTAAAGGCGCCGGAATCAATTTCAGTCGCTCTGATTTGAGCCTAGGCCAGAAAATAAGAACCGCCAATCCACTGAAACCGATAAAGGCAATTTCCGTTACAGGGTTCATCAAACTATGAGGAATCTGGGAGAGAGTCGAAAATAGGCTCCCCGGTTCCGGAGTGATCCCCAGCATGACATGACTCTGTTTGGCGATAATGATGATGCCTATCGCCGCCAACATCCCATGCACGACGGCGGCCGGAAAAAATGCGCTGACCTGGCCTGCTTTAAGTAGCCCCATTGCGATCTGCAATACACTGGCGACGACGATGGCCGCCAGGGTATAGCGGTATCCCGCCATCGCATCGCCCTCGCCCAGGGTCTGCACCGCTGTGTAAACCACAACGATCAACCCGGCCGCCGGTCCATTTATCGTCATATAGGAACCGTTGATACGCGACACCAGCAAGCCGCCGACCACGGCCGTGATAATACCGGCTGAGGGCGGAAAACCGGAAGCCATGGCGATGCCTAGACACAACGGCAAGGCCATCAAAAAAACCAAAAAACCCGATAAAAGATCGTCGCGCCAGTTTTCCCTTAAACTTTCCAAACCCATACTGGCGAGGAAATTCCTTGTATTAATTTCATGCATTGTCGCTAATCCAATTCAAAAGTGTTAATCATAATATGTAAAATCATGGGCTACCAGGACAACATCATTTAAGACCAGGGAGAAGCTGCTAGAAAAATCAGAATTTCCTACCGGCACTGACTCAACTCAATCTGACGAAACGGCATCGCAAGGCGCAAGAATTCGACAGATTATGTGGATTTTTGCGTTGACGGCGCTAGATTTTATCGCGCTAAAAATTCCAGTTGAGCTATCTTCAACGGTGAAATAAGGCAAAGAGCCATTTATATCGAGCGGGTTAGTCTACAGCAAGCGACAGGGGAATTATCGACTCATCATATTTCGATGCTGTACTTGTTCATTAAAGAATACAAGGTGGGTCGTGTTACACCAAGCAATTTCGCGGCATTGGAAATGTTATTATCGCAATAAACCAAGGTCCGTTTGATCGCCGCCGTTTCGGCCTCTTCACGAACTTGCTTTAAATTGAAGGGTAGCCGTCTGTCACTTTCACCAACAGACAAATCTAAATCTTCCAGAGTGATAGTGGCAGTTTCACACATGATGACTGCACGTTTGATTTTGTTTTCCATTTGCCGAACATTACCCGGCCAATGGAAACTTTCTATGGCGCTCGCAGCTTCCTCTGTAAATCCGCTGATTTTTTTCCTGTTCTCCTCGCTAAATCGTTTCAACAACGTTTTCGCAATAAGCATCGCGTCTCCCTCCCGTTCGCGCAAGGGAGGGATTTTAAGTGTCATTTCGCTGATTCGGTAATAAAGGTCCTCTCGAAAAAGTTTTTCGGCTATCTGCGATTTAATATCTTGATGAGTCGCGCAAATTATACGAACATCGACGGGAATTGCCGCTCTTCCCCCCAATCGTTCGATAGTGCGTTCTTGAATGAAACGC
Proteins encoded in this region:
- a CDS encoding LysR family transcriptional regulator; this translates as MLSLRQLEIFLAIADSGSTIAAAEQVSRSQSAVSSALAELENRLGVTLFDRVGRRLVMNEHGQRFYPQARLVLHQADALGGLFKRGGGNLRIGASTTIGNYVLPDLLANAAHLPCRRVEIGNTHEIADSVARCDLDVGLIEGKLQHPDLRTTPWRQDEMVIVAASESQWSSLSDAATALAQAPWIMREAGSGTRSIVEQQLLGDFEAVNIVLELGSSEAIHNAVLAGLGISCLSRHIVQHSLASGRLRLIAPQRRLWRRFYIVQHRQRETTAAIKRFLALCEQSS
- a CDS encoding YeiH family protein, giving the protein MKRSATSTRSIQSIASSRLTGVLLALLLALLAWRVCLLPLPFLQVVGPLMPAMLLGLLLSSCLKPSLRSRLQPGLSFARNRLLRVGIVLYGFRISLADLQQVGMTALLTDLLVVMSTLAVAAWIGIRWLRLDSRTALLVGAGSAVCGAAAILATAPVVRARNSDISVAIATVVLFGSAAMMLYPILYTLPEIQQLFNYSELAVGRLVGATVHEVAQVAAAAQSLEAGAAHAAVITKMIRVMLLAPVLFGLSYWLNRKSNQQNDGARVNVPWFALVFLLMPWLNSGAWIPEAWLNRVLQADTLLLAVAMAALGLDTHIGAVIKAGRRPLLLGAILFIFLLLCGVGLTVVLGNRFG
- the dapC gene encoding succinyldiaminopimelate transaminase, with product MNPNLNQLHPYPFEKLNKLKQGVTPPADKDHISLSIGEPKHPTPHFIQETLLAHLHGLGNYPTTKGLPELRQAIAAWISKRFAIPSGLIDSDSQILPVNGTREALFSFAQCAIDPADKPLVVMPNPFYQIYEGAALLAGAEPYYLNTTAENAYLPDFDNVPEPIWQRCRLLYICSPGNPTGAVIERDIHFKLLELAEKYDFVIASDECYTEIYDDESNPPQGLLQSAYQAGNTAFERCVIFHSLSKRSNAPGLRSGFVAGDAEVLRRYFQYRTYHGCAMPLPTQHASIAAWRDEMHVEQNRQQYREKFAAFIDILAPICELSKPPASFYVWLKTPIADTDFARQLFAAQNVTVLPGSYLSRDSNGINPGENHVRIALVAPLDECVDAANRIKNFIHTLT
- a CDS encoding ArsC family reductase is translated as MKTLYGIKNCDTVKKARKWLDEHGVDYRFHDYRVDGLDLDLLLRFNAAMGWESMLNKRSTSWRQLDEAQKNHLNEQSALKLMLEIPTLIRRPILDTGEQMLIGFNAEHYQKAL
- a CDS encoding TIGR00266 family protein — its product is MRCHEVDYTIIGHDIQMVEIALDPGETVIAEAGTMTYIEQDIDFTAKMGDGTEGMMGKLWGIGKRMLTGESIFLTHFHNEGSQTRHVGFAAPFPGSIIALNLAELGEEVICQKDSFLAAAFGTEVDIAFHKRLGSGFFGGEGFILQRLRGDGMAFVHAGGTIVRKDLHNETLRLDTGCLVGFSGDIDYGISLSGGLKSMFFGGEGMFLATLKGTGSVWIQSMPFSRLAERVLSHSLASDQGES
- the dapE gene encoding succinyl-diaminopimelate desuccinylase — translated: MSDTLELLKDLIRRPSVTPEDAGCQDLLIQRLQKLGFKSERLDFADTQNIWLRRGTAKPLLTFLGHTDVVPPGPLDAWLSPPFEPTIRDGKLYGRGTADMKGSIAAFVTALERFLAEHPDHQGSIAVMLTSDEEGIATHGVVKVVEVLEQRNEKIDWCLVGEPSSSTRVGDVIRVGRRGSLCAKLTVKGIQGHVAYPEIAENPIHSLAPALKELTEEVWDHGNDYFPPTSLQVSNINGGTGAENIIPGEIEVQFNLRFCTELDEETIKRRVHAILGKHKLKYELDWRLSGNPFLTSQGELIEAAHAAIKQVAGLNTVNDTGGGTSDGRFVAPTGAQVIELGPLNESIHKVNENIGLEDLEVLSQIYEQMLVELLVK
- a CDS encoding M48 family metallopeptidase, which codes for MLKKSLFALACILAVSACATSPTGRSQFIYMPDAQLNQMGLQAFDNLKAEKPVSNNQRYIKFANCVAEALIHEVGGNWEVVVFEDKSLNAFALPGNKIGVHSGLIELVDNQDQLAAVIGHEIGHVMARHSNERMSQETAVNTGIALIQAVSAPETALGQTAIGLLGVGAQYGIILPYSRTHESEADIIGLDLMAKAGFDPRQSITLWQKMDAAGNGQEPAEFLSTHPSHGTRIEDLNKHMSKAMQYRQQALAIGKQPRCSK
- the dapD gene encoding 2,3,4,5-tetrahydropyridine-2,6-dicarboxylate N-succinyltransferase is translated as MSQLENIINDAFENRADITPANAPAEIRSAIEEAINMLDNGSARVAEKIDGEWVVNQWLKKAVLLSFRVNENRVMDGGVNRYYDKVETKFATYTPDDFAKAGVRVVPNANARHGSYIAPGAVLMPSYVNIGAYVDSGTMVDTWVTVGSCAQIGKNVHLSGGVGIGGVLEPLQAGPTIIEDNCFIGARSEIVEGVVVEEGSVISMGVYIGQSTKIFNRVTGEIIYGRVPAGSVVVPGSLPSKDGSHSLYCAVIIKQVDEKTRSKTGINELLRD